Proteins encoded together in one Rossellomorea sp. y25 window:
- a CDS encoding NAD(P)-dependent oxidoreductase yields MLPIMIDVNGKQVSIVGGGKVAYRKLSVFLEQGARITVISPDAVDGIQALHEDNRILWVKREVEPDDLRDAFIVIAATNERWVNEQVKIHSEENQLLCVVDDGDGGNMQMVSFRQKGNLTIAASTGGASPFLAKKLTNQFFQSFDDSYIERLAFIASKRKEIKASDLTDGEKRKLLQELSERV; encoded by the coding sequence ATGCTGCCAATCATGATTGATGTGAATGGAAAACAAGTATCGATTGTAGGCGGAGGGAAAGTGGCGTATCGTAAACTCTCTGTATTTTTAGAACAGGGAGCAAGGATAACAGTCATCAGTCCTGATGCTGTAGATGGAATTCAAGCATTACATGAAGACAATAGAATTTTATGGGTTAAAAGAGAAGTGGAACCAGATGATTTACGAGATGCTTTTATCGTCATCGCAGCCACGAATGAACGATGGGTGAATGAACAGGTTAAAATCCATTCTGAGGAAAACCAACTTTTATGCGTGGTGGATGACGGTGATGGCGGAAATATGCAGATGGTCTCCTTTAGGCAGAAAGGTAATTTGACGATTGCCGCCTCAACAGGCGGAGCAAGTCCATTCTTAGCTAAAAAGCTTACCAATCAATTCTTCCAATCATTTGATGATTCCTATATAGAAAGGCTTGCTTTCATTGCCTCTAAGAGAAAAGAAATCAAGGCATCAGACTTGACTGATGGTGAGAAAAGGAAGCTGTTACAGGAACTTTCTGAACGGGTGTAA
- a CDS encoding sirohydrochlorin chelatase, with product MTGAVLYICHGSRIGKAREEAIDFIERCQKHVKADIQEISFLELASPSIEEGFETCVKKGASHVSVVPLLLLTAVHAKKDIPEEIQKCQEAYPWITVTYGNPIGVHDKMAESVIKKIHDAASIDSSTVAVLIGRGSSDPDVTKDLGALAELVQRKTKLAGVKTCYLTAASPSFSETLESVRNTEKNVIFIPYLLFTGLLMKGIEREISRTENEHIILGNYLGYDPLVEEAFLDRVNETHLVKGESHAANHD from the coding sequence TTGACAGGCGCGGTCTTATACATTTGTCATGGAAGTCGTATTGGGAAAGCCCGTGAAGAAGCCATTGATTTCATTGAAAGATGCCAGAAACATGTTAAAGCGGATATTCAGGAAATAAGCTTTCTGGAGCTTGCATCACCTTCTATTGAAGAAGGGTTTGAAACATGCGTGAAAAAAGGAGCTTCACACGTTTCCGTCGTTCCGCTTCTCCTTTTGACAGCGGTTCATGCGAAAAAAGATATTCCAGAAGAAATTCAAAAGTGTCAAGAAGCCTATCCTTGGATTACGGTAACGTATGGTAATCCTATTGGGGTTCACGATAAGATGGCTGAAAGTGTGATAAAGAAAATACACGATGCTGCTTCAATTGACTCTTCCACCGTTGCCGTATTGATAGGAAGAGGAAGTTCAGACCCCGATGTTACAAAGGATTTAGGAGCCCTGGCTGAACTTGTACAACGAAAGACAAAGTTAGCAGGTGTAAAGACCTGTTACTTAACAGCGGCCTCACCAAGCTTTTCAGAGACCTTGGAATCTGTCAGGAATACAGAGAAAAACGTCATTTTTATTCCCTACTTGCTGTTTACCGGGTTACTTATGAAAGGAATTGAAAGGGAGATCAGCCGAACCGAAAATGAGCATATCATTCTGGGGAATTATTTAGGGTATGACCCTCTTGTGGAAGAAGCATTCCTGGACCGGGTGAATGAAACCCACTTAGTTAAAGGAGAATCACATGCTGCCAATCATGATTGA
- the cobA gene encoding uroporphyrinogen-III C-methyltransferase, translating to MGKVYLVGAGPGDPELITLKALKSIQKADVILYDRLVNKELLSYAKKGADLIYCGKLPNYHTMKQDTINHFLVRYATSGKVVVRLKGGDPFVFGRGGEEAEALAKKGISFEIIPGITSGIAAAAYAGIPVTHRDASSSVAFVTGHKQNNLQEDEKWESLAKGIDTLAIYMGVGNLPYIKEKLIQNGKCKETPVALVHWGTTEVQRTVTGTLDTIIDIVKEEKIENPSMIIVGEVVRFREKIQWFEEAFDKKSIMSEAL from the coding sequence ATGGGGAAGGTTTACTTGGTGGGAGCGGGTCCTGGAGATCCTGAATTAATCACATTAAAAGCATTGAAGTCAATACAAAAAGCAGATGTCATTTTATATGACCGTCTGGTGAATAAAGAGCTTCTCTCCTATGCAAAGAAAGGAGCCGACTTAATTTACTGCGGGAAACTGCCAAACTATCATACGATGAAACAAGATACGATCAATCATTTTCTCGTGCGTTACGCCACCAGTGGCAAGGTAGTGGTGAGATTAAAAGGGGGTGATCCCTTCGTTTTCGGCAGAGGTGGAGAAGAAGCAGAAGCCCTTGCAAAAAAAGGAATTTCCTTTGAAATCATCCCCGGGATCACTTCCGGCATAGCAGCGGCTGCCTACGCAGGAATTCCCGTTACACACCGGGATGCCAGTTCAAGCGTCGCCTTCGTTACGGGACATAAACAAAATAATCTACAAGAAGATGAAAAGTGGGAAAGTCTGGCCAAAGGAATCGATACACTCGCTATTTACATGGGGGTCGGCAATCTCCCATATATTAAAGAAAAGCTCATTCAAAACGGTAAGTGCAAGGAAACGCCTGTGGCACTGGTCCATTGGGGAACAACGGAAGTGCAAAGAACCGTAACAGGCACGCTGGATACGATTATCGATATTGTAAAAGAAGAGAAAATTGAAAACCCGAGCATGATCATAGTCGGAGAAGTGGTCCGTTTCCGGGAGAAGATTCAATGGTTTGAAGAAGCCTTTGATAAGAAATCGATCATGAGTGAGGCACTGTAA
- a CDS encoding DUF3906 family protein, producing MNLYRFEVTTHDFVTIVVVAAESDEKAFDLVEIELEKYFLKKPDVVDISLYEKRRIRGNGAGFVLHEQETILKP from the coding sequence ATGAACTTGTATCGATTTGAAGTGACTACTCACGACTTCGTCACGATTGTCGTAGTAGCGGCTGAATCAGATGAGAAAGCCTTTGATCTAGTAGAAATTGAATTAGAGAAGTATTTTTTGAAAAAGCCTGATGTGGTAGACATCTCTCTTTACGAGAAACGTAGAATCCGTGGGAATGGTGCAGGGTTTGTTCTGCATGAACAGGAAACAATCTTAAAACCTTAA